Sequence from the Saccharopolyspora pogona genome:
TCGATGAGCCCCTGGCCGAGCTGGACCCGCTGGCCCGGCAGGCGACTCTGCGCACGCTGCAGGAGGAATCCCGGCAGCACGGCATCGGGATCCTGCTGTCCTCGCACGTGCTGGAAGAACTCGAAGCGGTCTGCGACCACCTGGTGCTGCTGGGCGGCGGCCGGGTGCGGTTGGACGGGCCGGTCGCCGATCTCGTGGCGGGGCATCGCGTTCTGCGGGGAGACGGACAGCTGCCCGTTGCGCCGGGCGACGTCGTCGACAGCGTGCGCTCCGAGCAGGAGCAGGTCCTGATCACCAAGCGGAGCGGGCCGGTGACAGCATCTGGGTGGCGCGAGCACGCGCCCCGGCTGAACGACATCGCGCTGGCCTACATGCGCAACAACGACGACAACGCGGAGGTGGCGGCGTGATCTGGGTGGCCTGGCGGCAACATCGCGCACAGCTGATAACCCTGGCAGCCCTGCTGCTGCTCGGTAGTGCGACCGTGCTGGTGCTGCATGCCAGCATGACCGGTGACATCGAGGAGCACGGCCTGCAGGCGTGCATGTCGGTCCGCGAGAGGACCGCCGACTGCGCTCAAGCGCGGGTGGAGTTCCAGAAGGAATGGTTCGATCTGCTCAAGGTCGGACAGGGGGTGGTCTTCGCGTTCCCGGTGCTGCTGGGTGTGTTCTGCGCCGCGCCGCTGTTCGCCCGGGAGATCGAGCACGGCACGCACGTGCTCGCCTTCACCCAGTCCGTCAGCCGGCTCCGCTGGATGATCACCAAGGTGGCGATCTTGCTGCTGCCGTCTGCCGTCGTGCTGGTGGTGCTCCAATTGCTGGTCGACCGGTGGGTGGCGGCCGCCGGGATGCTGGGCCCGTTGCGGAGCAGCCCGTTCTACTGGCTGCCCTTCGGCACCACCGGGCCGATGCCGGTCGCGCACCTGCTGTTCAGCTTCGCAGTGGGTGCGCTGCTGGGCGCGGTCATGCGGCGTTCGCTGATGGCCGCGTCCACCACGCTCGGCACGCTGGTCGCGCTGCGCGTCGCGGTGAGCAGCGTCCACCTGAACTTCTTGCCGGTGCAGCGCTTCACCACGTCCGACCTGTCGGGCAGCGCTAATCCCGATGTGAACGGGACCATGGTGGTGAACAGTGGCTACCTCGGGTCGGCCGGGCAGGAGGTGCCCTACACCGCGGTGAACCAGGTGCCCTGCGAGTCGAGCGTCTGTTACCCGGGCGGTGTGGCCGGTCAGTTCGCCGACGTGATCCAGGAGTCCGCGGCGCCGGGGCTGCAGCTGGCCGAGTTCGCCGTGTTCGGCCTCGCCGCGGTCTTGCTGCTGGTGGGAACCGCGTGGACGCTGCAACGGCAGCACTGATCCGGCGGCGCCGGGTTCCGCGCTCGGATGAGCGGGGAGGATTATGCTGGGCCGTATGATCGAGTTCCGGATCGACCGTCGTTCCGGGGTCTCCACGTACGTCCAGATCATCCAGCAGGTCAAACAGGCCATGCGGTTGGGCCTGCTGGGGCCCGGTGATCGACTGCCCACGGCGCGTGAGGTGGTGGAGGCGACGGCGGTCAATCCGAACACGGTGCTCAAGGCGTACCGCGAACTCGAACGCGACGGACTGGTCGAGGCCAGGCGCGGGGTGGGAACTTTCGTGACGCGTTCGCTGGCGAGCGAGCTGACCGCCGTCGAAGCGCCGTTGCGACGCGATCTGGAGGACTGGATGAGCCGCGCGAAGAGCGGTGGTCTCGCCGTTGAGGCCGTCGACGCGGTCTATGTTGCCGTCCGAGACGAGCATTTCCACGTTGAGGGGCCGAACGCATCATGAGCGTGTTGCGCACCACCGGGTTGTCCAAGAGCTACGGCCGGAAGCAGGCGCTCCGGGACTGCACCGTCGAACTGCCCGAGGGAAAGGTGATCGGGCTGGTCGGCGCGAACAGCGGGGGCAAGAGCACCTTTCTCGGGCTGGCGGCCGGACTGATCCGGCCGTCGGCCGGGCGGGTGCAGGTGTTCGGTGACGAGGTGCGCGGCCGCCTGCACCCGGACGCGGCGTACCTGCCGCAGCACCGCCCGCTGTACAAGGACTTCACCATCGCGGAGATGATCCGGACGGTGGGCGCCGTGAACCAGCGGTGGTCGCCGGAGCGGGTGGAGGAGGCCCTGGCCGCGCACCCGGAGATGGATCGCAGCAGCCGCGTCAGTTCGTTGTCGCAGGGCATGCGCACCCAGCTCGCGCTCGCGCTCAGCCTCGGCCGGCTGCCGAAGCTGCTGCTGCTCGACGAGCCGATGTCGGATCTCGATCCGCTCGCCCGGGAGGACTTCCTCCGGCTGGTGATGACCGATGTCGCCGAGCGCGGGATGACGGTGGTGCTGTCCTCGCACTCGCTCGGTGAACTGCGCGACGTGTGCGATCACCTCATGCTGCTGCACGCCGGGCAGGTGCTGCTCAACGGTGATGTCGAGGAGATCCTCGACGACCACCTCAACGTCATCGGCCCGGCCGACGACGGATCCTCGGTCACCGGCACGGTGATCCACACGAGGCGAACGGGCCGGCAGCAGCGCTCGCTTGTGCGCACCCCCGGCTCGCTCGCGGCGGGCTGGGAGGGGCAGCGGCCGGAGCTCGAAGGGCTCGTGACGGACTACCTGCGGGCTCGGCAGGGAAGTCGCTGATCACCGCGCCGGTCGGGCGTTCCTGTTCTGAGCGCCCGGCCGTGCTGCCGATGGACAGCCCGACGATCAAGGCGGCCCAGATCAGCACGGTGCTCCGGGTGTCCAGCAGCAAGAAGACCGGGTGTCCAGCAGAAGAACGGAAAAGCGAACGCGCCGGTGACGGCCACCCCGCCGAGGTAGAGCCGCTTGCGTCCGAGCCGGTCGGAGAACCTGCCGATCTGGAGGGGCGGTCGACCGATCTCCGACTCCCTTGCCGAGGACTAAAGCGATGAGTAGACGATGGATACTCCACCATCCCGCAAGCCCCGACGCCTCTCCAGGTCGCTGACCTGAGACGATACGTGCCCCCGGTGCGATTCGTACAGCATCTACACGGGGGCACACCCGTCGTGAGCTGGTGGTTTCCGCGAAAGCTACAGTCGCCCGACGTCGACACAGGGACAGCGACACCAGATGAAGCAACAAAGGTGATCACCCACTGTCTAGCTCCCGATCGAGATTGGGTCGGTGCACATCTGCGAGCTAACTCCTACCACCCGGAAAAGTGTGATCATTTTTGTACCGTGCTGGATCCAGAGCCGTGGCAATCTGATCCGCATTCTTGCGGTCACCGTACCTAGACATTAGCGACTGAAGCAGACTGAGCATGGCCTCCTTATCTCCTTTTTCGAGGCCCGAAACAAATGAAACTAGCACTTGTGAAACCTGGATCCATCGCCTTTGAGTGTCACTCTCGGCGATTTCACCAATCAATTCCTTGAGGTTCGCGTAGTCACTCTTTCGAAGATCTTCCGGATGGTTCATTAGCCAGTATGAAATGGCCCATCCAGCATCACGGAGAACCACACTACGAAACTCCTCGGACCGCTTTATCCTCAGTCTCTGAATTTTGGCGAGAGACTCTTCTTTCCGTATTTCATTCGTATAGTCCTCCGCAGCATGAATAGTTCCAGGCGAAACGGACAGGCATGCTTTTGCGTTTTTTACGCCAACACCCACGTCCTCTATTAGCCGAATCTTCCCTAGTTCCGTGTTTATTCGGAACTGTGCGCCCGCGAGCTGCATGACCGAGCGCTTCTTCGCTTCCCGATTTGCAGCAAGAAAGACCGCCTCTTTTACTGCGTCGGATAGATTCCGCTGCGCACTAGACCTCCGCACCAGTTTCCACTCAACGACAAATTCCGCAGTGAAGTACAGCCCCTTTATCTCGCTTTCAAGAGCCTCAGAGAAACGGATCTTTTGAACCTTGCGAACCCTGAACATTTCTCTCATCTAGTTCATTTGCCCGAATTTCGCGTAGCCAGGGGTTCGGCCGACATGTTTCAATGAATTTGTCACGTGCGCAAAGATCGACTCTCTGGCTTCCCTTATTTCGGCCGTTTTCAAGGAATCCGACGAATTCACGTCGGCGGAGAATAGCTCTTGGGCGAAGAAGTTGTAACGACGCTCATCCGTATCCTCTTCGCTAAAGCCCACGACTGCAGTCGCGAAGACACTCCTTAGGACACTGAGCAATTCAGGGGAATCTGTAGCCGCGTTGATCCAAGACCTCAATACTTGAGAAGTCGCTGAAGGTCGCCCTGCAAACACACCATACCAACCCCGCGCCAACGTTTCTGTCAATTGAGAGCCGGTATAGCTCCGGCTAACTTCAAGTAGTTCAGGTGTGCCTGTTAAGGGATTCCGAAGATCCGCGATAGCAAGAAATACCCGGGCGCCGGATTTCGCACGCTCGACATTGCCGTCAGTGCACCATGCGCCTATACGATTGACAACTCGATCGCGAATATCTTGGCGATTCCACAGCTCTTGAATCGCATGTCTTACCTCATTTGTGACCGCAACATCTGAGCTTTCAGTTAGCTCCCCGAGTCGGAACAGGGCTGCCGAAGGGCGTATACGAGCAAGCTCTCCGCTGCAGACTTCGGCGACGATGGATTTAACTTCGGACGATTCATGTCGCGCCCATTCAAGAAGATGATCGCGGAGTTTTCTCCCTAAGGAATCAGCCCGTAGCGCTACAATCGTTGTCAGATCAACCAAGATAGCGCGGAAACGTTTATCGGCTGAGAATTCCTTCACTAACTGGCGAAGAAGGCTGAGGTCGTCGCTTTCCACCGTCCACCTCAGTACGAACTCAGCAATGCGATCTGCTAGAGGTCCAAGAACGCCCTTGAGTTGACGTGCCTGATCACACATCCATGTAACAAGCTCTTTCTGAAGGTGCTCACGGTCAGCCCAGAAATAGTCAAGGACCGCTGCAGCGTAATCTGGCTTTGAGAAGACCACATATCTGTCGTCGCTCAACTCAGCATCGATGTGGTGCACAAGTTCAAGGATTCCAGGTCCACGCTGCCCCTGCATTTCTGGCGCGGCTTCGCCGAGACCAATAGCCAACTCTTTAGCGGCTTCGAATACTTCTCCAGATGGACGCCCTTCTAGGGCTGCAGAAGCTACCAAGAAGTTCCTTACACGACTATCGGCATGCTTCAAATGAAAATTGAGTAGCTCTTCCCGCCAGTTTGCGTGTAGTTTAAGTGCCGCCTCGATGCGTAATTTCTCTACACTGTCTTGCGGTTGACTAGGAAGCTCTTGGCCGTTTCCAATGACCTCGTGCAGAGAATCTATCCGGAGGCCGTTCACTTTCTTGATTGTCTTAGTCCATCGAATCGCTTCACTAGGCGAAGCCTTCTCCAGAGACCTAGCTATGCGAGGGTCGCGTAGGTAAAATTTAGAATCGATAGCTGGCTCTGCAGCCGAGAGATGTGATTCCACAATTTCTTCTGCAGTGACCCGCGAGGGTATAAACTCAATATTCTCCGCCCCCTGACCAGCGGATTGCCATAGTTCTGAGGATACAATTACGACAAGATACGAGCTTCGATACTTGAGGCGTTCACGCACTGCGAGAAGGGAACGACCGAAATAATTGTTCAGAATTTTCTCGTTGCGCAGATCGAGGAGTGATGCCGTGTTCCTCTTTACATCAAGCTCATTGACCTCAAGTGGGTCTCCTGGCTCCCGCCGAAATTCTTCCCGAGCCACTCCCTCGCACGAGTTTAACAAGTACACAGCAATCTGGTGGCGGCCGGTATCAGGTTCCCCTGCGACGACAACGATGTTGTTATCACGAAGAATACCTTCGGCGACACTTATGTTAGCTGGCTTGGCGAAATTAAGGACACAGTCCTGTACATAGTGATCCGGCAACTCGTGGCTGTCGACCATGCTTCGAACGATTTGTTGCAGAAATCCAATTGCTGTTCCCTCATTTTTCCCAATCCGCAGATGCGATTCAACTTCAGCTTTCTCTTTACTTTCGGAGTTGACGAGGCCCTCAGCAACTTCGTGCTCGACTTGAGCGGACGGGACATCAGCAGAGACATCAACCCCGTCGCTTCCTGCTTCCCTAACTCCGTCGATAGCGCTCCAGTCTTGTGGTTGTTCGTTCCCGATACTCCGCTTCGTCTCGATATCCCTGGGCTCAGTGGGCAAGCGGGATTCGTCGCCGGGCAGCGAGGGAGAGCTCACGTAACTCCTTTTGTGAAAATTCCATCTTTCCGTTTACTCAAAGAAACTTAATCGCCGACGCTATCGGCCCGGATTCCGATAACGGAACCGTCCGTCTTCACTTCTTGAATATCCGCTACTACGCGCCCCTCACGCACACGTTTTGCATCGATTCCAACCAGCTCTCCGGACACGGTACCTACACGGTATTCAACCTTCACTCCGCTTCTTGGGCGCGATTCTCCGCGGAACGTAATGTGTTGCCCATAAATCTTCTCCAGCAAGGCCCTCAATCGGCCTAGCGACTCGCGAAGACTCTTGTCATTAGGATCCAGAAGCTCCGGATCCTCTTTGTATTCGAGCAACTCTCCTGCCAGGCCGCGGAGTTCTGAAAGGTGCGCCTTTACCACTTCTTCACGCGGCACCAGCTCGTGGAGCTCACCCTCGACCACGTCGGGTTTTTCAAGAGGTTCCTCGCCCTTTTTCTTCTTGTCTCGCCTCAAAGCCGAAGACAGACAATTGAACATAAACCCAAACGCTTGGTTGAATGCCGCGTTTGCCAACATAGGGAAATCGACGGTGTCCACTCGAATGCCACTCCAGTTCTATACTCAAATTTCTAACTTTAGAGTAGCGAACGTGGGTCGAACTCATGGAGGACTCGGTGCCAGTTCAAACAATCGGACTAGGCCTAGTTGCAGAGAGTGACTTTCTGCATTGATGTGCTCCGTCCACACAGCACACCTGCTCCCTCGAATGCCAATGTGTTGCGCATTTTGTGTGAGCTTTTGTTACTCTACGCTGTTCGTAGCCGTACTGCATCGGTTGATGGCTTCGATCGGCACGAGAAGAGAATGGGAACCAACCGTACCCATTAGTATCAGCAAGGATCGCCCCCTGATGAACCAGATGGTCGTGGATTGACCGACTGTCACCTCAGTTCGACAAACTCAAAACCCATGGGTAGTGCTGGGAATTGCCCGAGGCGATTTGAAGTGAGCGTTGTTGATTGTGGTTTATCCTCCAGGTAACAGCAGGCAGGGTCGACGTGGTCGTTATTACTCCGGATGGGTGGAGCAACCCCGCGTAGTTCCGCCTGGTTCCTCGTCACTTGATCGGGAGGTCGCTACGCTCGGCGGTACCTCTTCGCGGAGGCATGCCCCCGGTCGACGGGCCGGGGGTTTCGCGAGGAGGCCCTTCCGCGAAGAGGTGATCCGTTGTGACGGACGAACTTGCAGGCAGGACGATCGGCGAACGCATTCAGATCATCCGGGAGCGGCGTGGCAAGTCGCGGCCGGTTGTGGCCGGGCTCGTTGGCCGGTCTGCCGAGTGGCTCAAGGCGGTTGAGAAGGGCAGGCTTCATCCGCCGCGCTGGGAGAAGCTCGTGCAGCTCGCCGATGCGCTCGGTGTGCAGGACTTGAGAGAGCTGACCGGTGAGAAGCCGCCGACGACGATGGTCGGTCGGGGCTCGCACGATGCGGTTCCGGCTATGCGCGAAGCGATCGAAGAGACGATGCTCAGCGTCTCGCCGGAGCCTCGTCCGGACCCAGCTGATTTGCACCGGCGTACCGCCGATGCGTGGGCGCTCTGGCACTCGTCGCCGACTCCGCGCAAATCCGTTGGCAGGATCCTGCCGCAGATCATCCGGGACGCCCGTCGGGCAACTCGCGTTCTCGAAGGCGATGAGCGTAGACAGGCCCACGCTGCGCTGTCGGCGGCCTACGCCCTGGCGGAGCAGGCGCTCGCCTGGGTGTCAGATTCAGCGTTGCTGTGGTTGTCGGCGGATCGCTGCATGGCCTCGGCTGAACAAGCCGACGACCCCGCAGCGCTGGCTGGTGCCGCGTGGGTGGTCGGCAACGTGTGGCGAGCGACCGGCCGTGAAGATGATGCCTATCGCTTGGTCACCGACGCTGCAGGGCTGCTGGAGCCGTACTTGGACAGCAGCGGGGACAACGCCCGCGCATTGTGGGGCTCATGCCGGCTGCACGCGGCGATCACGGCTGCCCGTATGGGGCGAGAAGGGGACGCGCTGCGGAACCTCGATCAGGCGGACGACATGGCCGCGCGATTGCCCGGTGGATACGCGCACCCGTGGACGCTGTTCGGTCGCGCCAATACGGACCTCACCGGGGTGTCCGTCCAGGTCGACCTGCGGAAGTCCGGGCGGGCGATCGACACTGCTGAGCAGATTGATCCGGATTCGGTGCCCTCCGTGGATCGTCGGGCTCGGTTGTGGCTGGAGACGGCGCGGGCGTATCACCAGCGCAAGGACTACACGGCGACGCTGCACGTGTTGCAGCGGGCGACGAAGGTCTCCGAGGAGTCCATGCGGTGCCACCCGATGTCGCGGGGCATTGCCGGGGATCTGGTGACCTCTGGCGGACGCATGGTGCAGTCGGAGGCGCGGGGGCTGGCCCGCCAGCTGGGCTTGACCGTGTAACCCGTTCGCGCAAAGGGGTACAACTCGTACCCCTTGCCGTCGTGCTCCAGGTCGTACCCGTTGTACCCGCCGATCCGGCCGATGTTGGTGCCATGCATGACGCATTGGCGATGTTGCTCGGGTTGCTGGCCTGGTCGGTGATCTTCGTTCCGCTGTTCATCTTGTGGTGGCTGCCGGGGCACCGGGAGAAGCAAGCGCTCAAGGCAGCGGCTCGGCGTCGGGAGGAGCGGCTGAGCCGTCGCTTTCCGGGGCGTGCCGCGTGAGCGGGCACCGTTCCGGGCTAGTGGTCCTGGCGCGTCTGCGGCCGGAACATGCGCCACAGGATCGCCCGCGGGAGGTTCATGCGTACCGGGTGCCCGCAGGCAACAGCGCTGCGACTATCTGGCGAGCGCCGTGCGGCGATGAGGTAAAGCCGGACGAAGTCGAACCTGTCCCCGCGTTCACGGGTACGCCGTGCGTGGACTGCTTCATCCTCGCGGTGCTCAGCAGCGATGCGTCTCCGGTGGGGCGGAACGAGTTCGAGTGCGCGCCGCAGCGGACGGAGCTCTCATCCGAGCTTCCGGCGGGCGTCGTCAAGTCGTCGAGCATTTTGCTGCTCTACGCGCCGTCGTGGCGCGAAGAGGTCGTTCATTGGGCGAAGCCCACCGAGCCGACGAAGCCGTTCGGCAATGGGACGGTCGTACCGGGGCTCTGCGGTGCGATCGGGTGGGGACCGCGCGATCGTCCGCCGGACGGATGGCCGATGTGCGCAGAGTGCATCGAGATCGCGAACGAGGAGAGCACCTAGGCATGGCCACGGGAAGCCCCCGACGCACGGGCATCGTGGCGTGCGGGTACAGCGCGACGTGGTCCGGTGACCTCCTGGCCGCTCAGCAGGTCACCCACACATCGATCACTGCGACTGAGGTACCGACGATCCCCGAGCAGAAAGCGCTCGACGCCGAACGCGCTGCCGCTGAGCACGTGGCATTCAGCCGCACGACGGTGACGCGGAAGCTGCTCGTCGACGTGCTCACCGGACTTCACCGGTTGTAAAAGCTCGGCGGGAGCACCGTGGCCTCAAAACCCTCCCAGGCCGGTGCTCCCGCCGTCCCGCATCACCTCACTTCGAGTGTGACCTATACCACTTTTTCTCGTGATCGTGGCGCAAATCGAGGTCTTTTCCGGACTTCAGGGGCGTTCAGGTCCGCTGGAATCGTGGGTGGTGATCATGGCTGATCGCAGAGACACCGATTGTGCTTGTGCGGATGTCTTGGCAGCTGGGGGTGCGGATGGGGCAGCGAGCGCCCTGCGGCCCAGGTCCGCAGGGTCATCCGCAGGGGGCCTTGTTCCTGAAACCGCAGTTCAGGCAGGAAGTCGAGACCATCGCACGGGTCTCCGACTGAATGGCCACATTCAGTCTCGTGTTCGGCGTGGCGCGGGGCGGCGCAGCCGCACGTCGGCCGGGGAACCGGACGGGGCGTTGTGGGCGCAGCTGACCCCTCGGGACCGCACTGTGCTGGAGCTTGTTGCTGAGCATCAGGTGTTGACCACCGACCAGCTTCGTGCACTGGCGTTCCCGTCGATCTCGCGGGCGCAGCACCGGCTGCTGGCACTCGCGGATGCTGGCGTGCTGTGGAGGACTCAGCCCTATCGCGCTGAGGGTGGTTCGAAGCCGTTCCATTACCTCCTCGGCTACCGCGGCGCGGAACTGCGAGCTGCACAGCGCGGCACCACGCCGCCGCGCCCGTCCAGTCACGCCGACAGGCTGCGCCGCGCCCTGGAGTCGCCGACGCTGGCGCACCTGCTCGGGGTGAACCAGTTCTTCGCTGATCTCGCCGACTACTGCCGCCGCAACGAGCTCGGTACCCCGTTCTCGGCGCATGACGGCCGCCCGGAGGGGCAGGGACTGCACACCTGGCGTTCGGAGAAGTGGATCAGCGAGTTCTACGAGCACAGGATCGCCCCGGATGGCTACGGCTGCTGGTACCAGGACGGCCGGTGGTTGGGGTTCTTCCTCGAACACGACACCGGCACCGAGCCGCTGCGGAAGGTCGCAGACAAGATCGACCGGTACACCGGCTCGACCGATCGCTACGGCGATGGCTTGGAGATGGCCCGGCGGCTCGCGGGCATGGTGCTGATCTGGGTAGCCAGTCGACGCCGCGAGCAAGGCTTGAGGAAAGCCTTGCTGACCAAGCATTCGCCAGTCCCGGTCGCGACCGCGTCCCGCGATCACGGTGACCCGGACGGCCCGGCAGGCGAGGTGTGGTCCGTG
This genomic interval carries:
- a CDS encoding replication-relaxation family protein produces the protein MLELVAEHQVLTTDQLRALAFPSISRAQHRLLALADAGVLWRTQPYRAEGGSKPFHYLLGYRGAELRAAQRGTTPPRPSSHADRLRRALESPTLAHLLGVNQFFADLADYCRRNELGTPFSAHDGRPEGQGLHTWRSEKWISEFYEHRIAPDGYGCWYQDGRWLGFFLEHDTGTEPLRKVADKIDRYTGSTDRYGDGLEMARRLAGMVLIWVASRRREQGLRKALLTKHSPVPVATASRDHGDPDGPAGEVWSVVTPDPHRSRRARLGELAVRIGGTTGNGTPVVLQALAERAV
- a CDS encoding helix-turn-helix domain-containing protein, with translation MTDELAGRTIGERIQIIRERRGKSRPVVAGLVGRSAEWLKAVEKGRLHPPRWEKLVQLADALGVQDLRELTGEKPPTTMVGRGSHDAVPAMREAIEETMLSVSPEPRPDPADLHRRTADAWALWHSSPTPRKSVGRILPQIIRDARRATRVLEGDERRQAHAALSAAYALAEQALAWVSDSALLWLSADRCMASAEQADDPAALAGAAWVVGNVWRATGREDDAYRLVTDAAGLLEPYLDSSGDNARALWGSCRLHAAITAARMGREGDALRNLDQADDMAARLPGGYAHPWTLFGRANTDLTGVSVQVDLRKSGRAIDTAEQIDPDSVPSVDRRARLWLETARAYHQRKDYTATLHVLQRATKVSEESMRCHPMSRGIAGDLVTSGGRMVQSEARGLARQLGLTV
- a CDS encoding DUF3039 domain-containing protein; protein product: MDCFILAVLSSDASPVGRNEFECAPQRTELSSELPAGVVKSSSILLLYAPSWREEVVHWAKPTEPTKPFGNGTVVPGLCGAIGWGPRDRPPDGWPMCAECIEIANEEST
- a CDS encoding GntR family transcriptional regulator; its protein translation is MIEFRIDRRSGVSTYVQIIQQVKQAMRLGLLGPGDRLPTAREVVEATAVNPNTVLKAYRELERDGLVEARRGVGTFVTRSLASELTAVEAPLRRDLEDWMSRAKSGGLAVEAVDAVYVAVRDEHFHVEGPNAS
- a CDS encoding ABC transporter ATP-binding protein, giving the protein MSVLRTTGLSKSYGRKQALRDCTVELPEGKVIGLVGANSGGKSTFLGLAAGLIRPSAGRVQVFGDEVRGRLHPDAAYLPQHRPLYKDFTIAEMIRTVGAVNQRWSPERVEEALAAHPEMDRSSRVSSLSQGMRTQLALALSLGRLPKLLLLDEPMSDLDPLAREDFLRLVMTDVAERGMTVVLSSHSLGELRDVCDHLMLLHAGQVLLNGDVEEILDDHLNVIGPADDGSSVTGTVIHTRRTGRQQRSLVRTPGSLAAGWEGQRPELEGLVTDYLRARQGSR